One genomic segment of Vibrio mimicus includes these proteins:
- the potE gene encoding putrescine-ornithine antiporter: MSKSNNKIGVVQLTILTIVNMMGSGIIMLPTQLAQVGTISILSWLVTAAGSTALAFAFAKCGMFSKKSGGMGGYAEYAFGRSGNFMANYTYAVSLLIANVAIAISAVGYADVLFGFHLTPIETCIATILVLWVATVANFGGARITGQVSSVTVWGIIIPVIGVSIIGWYWFDFDLYRAAWNPHGLPFFQALGGSIAMTLWAFLGLESACANADAVENPEKNVPIAVMGGTLGAAVIYIISTNVIAGIVPNADLANSNAPFGLAFAQMFNPTMGAIVMACAIVSCTGSLLGWQFTIAQVFKASADEGFFPKLFSKVTKADAPVLGMLTIVSIQTVLSLMTISPSLNKQFEALVNLAVVTNIIPYILSMAALGVMQKQLNVPVSQAKVANVMAFIGAMYSFYALYSSGETAVMLGSIATFFGWVLYGAISRSQQNTPLKHA, from the coding sequence ATGAGTAAATCCAATAACAAAATTGGTGTAGTGCAACTCACCATCCTGACTATCGTTAACATGATGGGGTCGGGCATCATTATGCTCCCGACTCAGCTTGCCCAAGTCGGCACCATTTCTATCTTATCTTGGTTAGTCACTGCCGCAGGTTCAACTGCCTTGGCGTTTGCCTTTGCAAAATGCGGTATGTTCAGTAAAAAATCCGGCGGTATGGGTGGTTACGCCGAATACGCGTTTGGCCGCAGTGGCAACTTTATGGCCAACTATACCTACGCGGTTTCCTTGTTGATCGCGAACGTGGCGATTGCCATTTCCGCTGTCGGCTATGCCGATGTGCTGTTTGGCTTCCATCTCACTCCGATTGAAACCTGTATTGCGACTATTTTGGTATTGTGGGTCGCCACCGTGGCCAACTTTGGTGGTGCGCGCATTACTGGCCAAGTCTCCAGTGTTACCGTTTGGGGCATCATTATTCCGGTGATTGGGGTATCCATCATCGGTTGGTACTGGTTTGATTTTGACTTGTATCGCGCGGCATGGAACCCACATGGTTTGCCATTTTTCCAAGCGCTCGGCGGCTCAATTGCAATGACGCTGTGGGCATTCTTGGGTTTGGAATCGGCGTGTGCTAATGCTGATGCGGTGGAAAACCCAGAGAAAAACGTACCGATTGCGGTCATGGGTGGCACCTTGGGGGCTGCGGTGATTTACATCATCTCAACCAACGTGATTGCTGGGATTGTGCCAAACGCGGATCTGGCTAACTCGAACGCACCGTTTGGTCTGGCTTTTGCGCAGATGTTTAACCCAACCATGGGCGCGATTGTCATGGCGTGTGCGATAGTGTCTTGTACCGGTTCACTGCTTGGCTGGCAATTTACCATTGCGCAAGTGTTTAAAGCCTCGGCCGATGAAGGTTTCTTCCCTAAATTGTTCTCTAAAGTGACCAAAGCCGATGCCCCTGTACTAGGTATGCTGACCATCGTCTCGATTCAAACGGTGTTGAGTTTGATGACCATCAGCCCATCACTCAATAAGCAGTTTGAGGCGCTAGTGAATTTGGCGGTTGTGACCAACATCATTCCGTACATCCTCTCTATGGCTGCGCTGGGTGTGATGCAAAAGCAGCTCAATGTACCAGTGAGCCAAGCAAAAGTGGCCAACGTGATGGCCTTTATTGGTGCCATGTACAGCTTCTACGCGCTGTACAGTTCCGGTGAAACCGCGGTTATGCTTGGCTCGATTGCGACTTTCTTTGGTTGGGTGCTGTACGGTGCGATTTCTCGCTCACAGCAAAATACCCCATTGAAACACGCCTGA